In a single window of the Centropristis striata isolate RG_2023a ecotype Rhode Island chromosome 18, C.striata_1.0, whole genome shotgun sequence genome:
- the slc35a1 gene encoding CMP-sialic acid transporter encodes MAVENVSVVFKLYCLTVMTLVAATYTVALRYTRTISTGDLYFSTTAVCITEVIKLILSLGMLTKETGSPTRLKNALVEHVFCSPRELLKLSVPSIVYAVQNNMAFIALSNLDAAVYQVTYQLKIPCTALCTVLMLNRSLSRLQWFSVFMLCGGVTLVQWRPVEATKVQIEQNPFLGFVAIAIAVICSGFAGVYFEKVLKSSDTSLWVRNIQMYLSGIVVTLIGVCMTDGEKVLEKGFFFGYTPWVCFVVFLASVGGLYTSVVVKYTDNIMKGFSAAAAIVLSTVASVLLFGLQITISFASGALLVCVSIYLYGLPKQDTSKLSRQDTESKQRLITV; translated from the exons ATGGCTGTCG AAAATGTGAGCGTGGTGTTCAAGCTGTACTGCCTGACAGTGATGACACTGGTGGCGGCTACATATACAGTGGCACTGCGGTACACAAGAACCATCTCAACAGGAGACCTGTACTTCTCCACGACTGCAGTGTGCATCACAGAGGTCATTAAACTAATACTGAGTCTGGGGATGCTGACAAA AGAAACTGGCAGCCCCACCAGACTGAAGAACGCTCTTGTGGAACATGTATTCTGCAGCCCAAGAGAACTGCTGAAGCTTAGCGTGCCCTCCATAGTGTATGCAGTTCAGAATAACATGGCTTTTATTGCCTTGAGTAACCTGGATGCAGCTGTTTATCAG GTGACGTATCAGCTGAAGATCCCGTGCACGGCCCTGTGTACAGTCCTCATGCTGAACCGCTCTCTCAGCCGGCTGCAGTGGTTTTCTGTCTTCATGCTCTGCGGGGGCGTAACGCTCGTCCAATGGAGGCCTGTAGAGGCCACAAAAGTACAG aTTGAACAAAATCCTTTTCTTGGGTTCGTCGCCATTGCTATAGCGGTCATTTGTTCTGGATTTGCAG GCGTGTACTTTGAGAAGGTGTTGAAAAGCTCCGACACGTCTCTCTGGGTTAGAAACATCCAGATGTACCTGTCCGGCATTGTGGTCACCCTGATAGGCGTTTGCATGACCGATGGAGAGAAGGTCCTGGAGAAAGGCTTCTTCTTCGGCTACACGCCCTGGGTCTGCTTTGTAGTAT TCTTGGCCAGTGTGGGCGGTCTCTACACGTCTGTGGTGGTGAAGTACACAGACAACATCATGAAGGGCTTCTCTGCTGCCGCCGCCATCGTTCTCTCAACTGTGGCGTCGGTCCTCTTGTTTGGACTACAAATAA CAATCTCATTTGCCAGTGGCGCTCTCCTGGTGTGTGTTTCCATCTACCTGTACGGACTTCCAAAGCAAGACACATCAAAGCTGAGCCGGCAAGACACAGAGTCCAAACAGAGACTGATCACTGTGTGA